The Effusibacillus pohliae DSM 22757 genome segment ACCGCTATATCAGGCGCCATTTCATGCCGCTCCAGCGTTTTCAAAGTCTGTTGTAGCCGTTCGTCGGGAGCGGTCGGAAACGTGATCAGTTGAACTACCGTGATGCCGCTCAGAGGGTGTTCGCTCAGGATGTCGCGGGCGCGGGCGAAGGAACTGTCCAGAAGCGCCTGCACCGGTTCCGGGAAGCCCCGCACCAGCCGAAGCAGCACTCCCCGCCGCCCGTCCGATTTGAACAGAGACGTTTCCGGAAACAGCACGCCCGGCGGAAACCATGCGTACCCCTCTTTTTGAATTAGCTCGCGGGCCAGGACCAGTTCAAATGATTCCATGCATTCTCCACTCCGTTTCACTCCCAGTTTCTCTTATTCGGCCGGTTTGTGCAAGGCCTGGTCCGAAACCTGGCGGACCGTATTGGGGAATGCACCGTCACAAGCCTCTTTCATGCAATGCGGTGGGAGAGCAAACTGCCTGATTCCCCGGCAGGGCCGAGGGCTTTGCAAGCGGTGCAGGGTTTGCTATACTGTATTTTGTAAGGATCGTCACATACGAATCGAAAACATTCGCATATACTACGATTAGAACAAGGTACTCGCTTGGAGTTTGCGAATGTGTTGCCGTTAGTTGGTGATACTAGCAAGCGGTATGGTTGATCCATTGTTATGGAGGTGTCTGCGATGGAAGATTTGCGTGAACGCGTGCAGAACGCACTGGATAAAATCCGCCCGGGCCTGATGGCGGACGGCGGGGATGCGGAACTGGTGGATGTCGATCCGGAAAAAGGCATTGCCACCATTCGCATGGTGGGCGCATGCGGCGGTTGCCCGATGTCAACGATGACGCTGAAAATGGGAATTGAACGCACCATTCGCGCGGCCGTTCCCGAAATCAAGGAAGTGATCGCCGTTTAATGGCGGAGGGAACATCGTTCCCGCGATGGTTCAATTTTGAATCTAGCTGGTTTTTTTGGCATACAGGGAGGTCCTCACATGGCTGCAAATGCAGTGGTGAAAATCACCGATCAAACATTTGAACAAACGATCCGATCCGACAAGCCGGTGTTGGTCGATTTTTGGGCGGAATGGTGCGGTCCCTGCCGGATGCTCGCACCGATTTTGGACGAGGTTGCGGCCGAATATGGCGAAAAGCTCACCGTTGCGAAACTGAACGTCGACGAAAATCCGGCTACGTCGCAAAAGTTCGGAATCATGTCGATTCCGACCATGCTGGTCTTTAAAAACGGCCAAGTCGTGAAGACTCTTGTCGGTTACATGTCCAAAAAGGACCTGCTCGACAAGTTGGCGGATGTAATGTAATGGTTGACCACACAAGAGTCGTGCCCAGGGCGCGGCTCCATTTTTTTAACTCAAACTTTTTCATATCTGCTGGGGGTCGGAGGGATCTGGTTGTTAAAGATTGGCGCAAACGTTTCGATTGCAAAGACGGGCATGCTGGCTGCCGTTGAAGAGACCATTTCGTATCATGCAAATACTTTCATGATTTACACCCGCTCAAACCGCGGGGGCAAGGCCCGGCCGATCGAGGAGTTTAACCGGGATGAAGCGGCGGAGCTGATGAAGCAGCACGGGATTGTCGATCCGGTTGTGCATGCTCCCTACTTGATCAATCTTGCGTCACCGGTTGAGAACACGTGGGAGTATGGGGTGGAATTGCTGCGGGAAGACATTCGGCGCACATCCTATCTGGGGATCAAATATCTCGTGTTCCATCCGGGCGCGCATGTTGGACAAGGGGCCAGCTACGCGGTCAAGCGGATCGCCGAAGGGTTAAACGCGATCCTGACCGGGGACGAAGACCTGTTTGTCTGTTTGGAAACGATGGCGGGGGACGGTTCAAAAGTCGGCAACAGCTTCGAAGAGATTGCGGAAATCATTTCACTCGTTAAGCACAAAGACCGTCTGGGCGTCTGCGGTGACACCTGCCATATGTATTCGTACGGCTATGACATTGTGAACGATTTTGACGGGGTGATGCAAAAATTTGATGACATCATCGGCCTCGACCGGCTTAAAGTGTTTCATATCAACGATTCGAAAACCCCGTTCGGTTCCCGCAAGGACCGGCACGAGAACATCGGCCTCGGGTCGATCGGCATTGAAGCGATGAAACGCATTGTCTACCATGATTTGTTAAAGGACATGCCGCTTATTCTGGAAACGCCGGAAGGGCGCTACAAAGAAGAGATCGCGCTGCTGCGGGGCGAAATCGAGCGGCCGGGCTATCTTGATTCGCGCCGTTAAATTCTATGGATCACCATTCCCTGCTGCCCTTCAACGTTCACAGTTTTGTCAGCGGAAAGCCTGTTCATTCCGCCAGCGATGGTATATAATGTGTTCGAGCAACCAGTACACACAACGATTTGGAGGAAGCAGCATGTTTCAACAAATTGGGTTTCCCGGTTTGGTGCTGATTTTGATTATCGCGCTGATCGTGTTTGGACCGAGCAAGCTGCCGGAACTCGGCCGCGCGTTCGGCCGCACGTTGCGGGAATTTAAAGATGCGACAAAAGGACTGGCGGATGACGACGCTTCCACCATCTCAAAGACGGAAGTGAAGCCGGAAGTTAACCAGCTTAAACCGGAACCGGCTGAACCGAAAAAATAAATCGCGACAAACGCTCGGTAAACCGGGCGTTTTGCTTTTCCCGATGCTGTTGACAAGGAGACAGGGATTTCATTTTGACAGATTTGGCAGACGGTTGTAAAATATAGAAAAATGGTCAACCTGTGAAACTCGCTGGTTGGCTATTGCGGAACGTTTGCTAGGTTGGTGCTGCTATAACGGATGGTTGTAGGAGTATTTACCGGCATAAAACAATCTCTGGTTCGCCAGAAGTTTGTTTTATGTCGGTTTTCATTTTTTTGGGGAAGTGCCAGCCTCATCGTATCGGGAAAGTGGGTGAGAGAGCAGTTTGGTACCTGTTGGCTGCAACCGGTGGTCAGAAAAATCTCGAAATGGGAAAGGAGTCATCCAAACGTGCAACAAGTGAAAAATCGTTGGCTGATTGCGGCGGCGGCCGTCGGCATCCACATCTCGATCGGCTCGGTGTACGCCTGGAGTGTGTTCACAAAGCCGCTGATGAAGCAATTCGGCTGGAATCTGCAGCAGGTGTCGTTGACATTCAGTATCGCCATTCTGTTCCTCGGGCTATCGGCCGCCTTCCTCGGCCATTTTGTCGAGAAACACGGACCGAGGCGATCGGGCACGCTGTCGGCGATATTTTTCGGACTCGGCATCATCGGTTCCGGTCTGGCGGTGAAACTCGGATCGCTGCCGCTTCTGTATCTGTTTTACGGCGTGCTGGGAGGAATCGGGCTTGGCGTCGGGTATATCACACCGGTCTCGTCATTGGTCAAATGGTTTCCTGACAGGCGTGGACTGGCTACCGGTTTGGCGATTATGGGATTTGGTTTCGCTTCGCTGATCAGCAGTCCGATTATGGCACGGTTGATTCAGTCGGTCGGCATTGCCGAGACATTCTTTGTTCTGGGAAGCGTTTATTTCGTCATAATCTTTTCCGCCGCCCAGTATCTGTCGCCGCCGCCGGAAGGCTGGATGCCTCGCGGGTTTCAGGCACAGGTGGAGTCCGGTGCCAAAAAGGTGAACCAGGATCTCTCGCAGTTGACTGCCAATGAAGCGGTCAAAACGCGGCGGTTTTGGTACCTGTGGATCATGCTGTTCATTAATGTGACTTGCGGGATCGCGATTCTTTCTGTCGCCTCGCCGATGGCGCAGGAGATTGCCGGCATGACGCCGATCGCTGCTGCGACGATGGTCGGGTTATTGGGATTGTTCAACGGAGCGGGGCGGATAGGCTGGGCATCCGTTTCCGACTACATTGGCAGGCCGAATGTGTACACCGCGTTTTTCGTGCTCCAAATCATTGCATTTTTTCTGTTGCCGTCCTCCACGAATGCGCTGCTGTTTCAAGTTCTGCTGTTCCTGATCATGACTTGTTACGGCGGCGGCTTCGCTTCGATCCCCGCCTACATAGGGGATCTGTTTGGGACGAAGCAGTTGGGGGCGATTCATGGATACGTGTTAACCGCCTGGTCGGCCGCCGGACTGGCGGGACCGATTTTCACCTCTTGGCTGCGGGAAACGACCAACAGCTACACCGGCACTTTGTATGTGTTTGCGGTCATGTTTTGCGCAGCATTGACCGTTTCGTTGCTGATCCGGTTGGACATCAAACGTCTGCGGGCCGGTAACCATCCCCGCAAGTTCGATCTGGCGGGGTAAGCGGCACTGACTAGGTATAACGTACCTTTTTTTACCGGATTTGTTTTTGTATACTGATAGATAGGATCTGCTCAATCGGGGTGAATTGGCGGAGTGAAGAACAAAGAGGCGCTGTTCAATGAGATCGTCCGGCGGGTTCGCAAGGATCATTTCGGTAAAGGGCCGGAGAAGATCAAAACCACTTTTGTCGACAATATGGCGATCTCGATACTGCACGGGAACCTGACTCCGACCGAAAAGTTCATTGCCCAGACGCCGCAAGGGGCGGATATGATCCACACGGCCCGCACCAAAATGATCCAGCGGGTGTACGCCGACAAGGTACCGGAAGGCATGGAGGAAGTAGTCGGGGCCAAACTGTTGTATCTGTTTTCCGATTTTAAGGTGGAAGAAGATATGGCGGTATCCGTGTTTATTTTCGACCGCAAAATCGATGTCGATGAATAGCCTCGAATTGCCGGCATAAAACAATCTCTGGTTCGCCAGAAGTTTGTTTTATGCCGATTTTTTATGCTTCACCCAATTCGCCTGCACATCTGGAAAATAACTGCCGGCAGCGAACAACCGGACAATTGTAGTAACAATGAATGCAGGAACTCGATTTCTTGAAAAAATTTCACCAAAGGGTGATCCTTTTGTTCACAAGACGCTCCCCCAACCCGTACAAACTGCTGCTGGAAGCGAAATACCTGGCGCAGGACAACTCCTACCAATACCGTGCCATTCTTCGGTATTTTTACGAACAGCAGCAACGATACTGAAACCGGCTGAACCGGAGGAGATTTACCGCGCGGTTCGGGAGCGGATGGATCCGCAAGACGCCGCCGCGTATACGGAAGAGCTGCTGCATCAGGACTTGCAGCAGCTGTATGGGTGGGGGAAACCTGGTTCGGAGACAATCAAGGTATCCAAGATCGAAGATTTCAAGAAAAAAAGGTACTGGTACCAGGCGAGCCTACACCATTCGCCTGAAACGGCTGGTGGAAGAACTGGAGAGCCTTGGCGAATCGTACGGCGGATCGCTGGAAGTCACCCAGTTCGAGATTTAACTACATCATGAACCCGCAGGCGTTGTGGGGCGATTACGACACCGTCTCCAGCCTGTCGATCTGCCAGTTGATCCGCCCGAAAAACGCGGACTACGTAACCGTCGTTCGCTATCGATGGGATGGTCTGGTTTTGCAGTTGCTGGATGGTGAAAGCGGGGGGCCGGGCACCCAGGAGTCAGAATCCGCAGAGTTGGCAACGTTGGACAGAGAGGTGGCTGCCGGAATCGATCAGGAAGGTGGGGGCGATGAGTAATGGGCAGGACAAAGAGACATTGCGGCAAAAGGAAACGTTGCGGCAAGCGGTTCATTATTTTCGGACACAAAAAAAACGGGTACGACCGGTTGTTTTCGGAGCTGTACCGAAAATACCGCAGTATTGGACGTTTTGGCGGAAAGATCAAGCTGAAGAATTTGTCGTTCCCGGAAGCAGAGGCGCTGACCGGTTTGTTGAACCGTTTTTTTGAAGCCGGTTCGGACGTCACCATCTCGGCAAAAGATGTGGAACAGGCGATTGGGCAAACCCGCTTTGGCAGCGTTGGCTTAAAGGCGATTCTCGAAGAATATATGGGGCAGCCTTTGCAGACAAAGAAAGCCGAGCGAGCGGACAGGGAGGCGAGATGGCAAACGTTTGGGCGGGAACTGTGCCTCGCATACAAACTGACAAGTGATTCGACCGGTGCCCAGCGGTCTATCAGGAATCGTTTTACGAGCAGCTTTATATGGACATCAGGCAGCGAATCGTGAGATGAACCAAGAGCTAGTGAATGATGCGCTGAGCATGCGTGTAGACGTTCAGTTTCTGCCCCCGCACAAAGCCGACGACGGTGATGCCGAGTTCGTCCGCCATTTGCAGGGCGAGGTCTGTGGGGGCAGATTTAGAGATGAGGATGCCGATTCCGATTTTGGCCACCTTCAACAGCACTTCCGACGATACCCGGCCGCTGAAGACGATCAGTTTGTCATGCAGGGAAAACCGGTTTTGCAGCCAGTGTCCGTAAATTTTGTCTAACGTATTGTGCCTGCCAATGTCGGTCCGCACGATCAGGAGCGAGTCTCTGTCGCAGAGGGCAGCATTGTGGACCCCGCCCGTGTTTTGAAAATGGGAGGAGCTTTGCTGCAACAACTCCATCAGATACAAGCATTGCTCGATCGTCACCTGCGCCTTGCTCGTGACGGTCTTGGCCGTTTTTACATCGTTGTGAAAATAGAACGACTGCCGACTTTTGCCGCAGCAGGAACCGATAAACCGCTTCGAGAAAAACTCCGCGGCGACCGGCTGCTTGTTGCCGATCTCCACATAGGCAAAGCCGCGCTTTTCATCGATTGTGACCGACTCGATCTCGTCCGGAAAGCGTATAATCCCTTCGGACGCCAGGAATCCGATCGCCATATCGCGCAGGTCGGATGGCGTGCAAACGAGCGTGGCAAACTCGCTGCCGTTCAACACAATGGTGAGCGGGTATTCGGTCACGATCTCGTCCATCTGCTCGACAAGCCCGCCGCCGTCGTATTTGAGAATCGTCTTTTTGGTTGTGGCATCCATTGGTCTTCCACCTCTCCCTTTTCAGCAGACGATGCGACCGATATTGTGATGTGTGACGTTTCATGCTATTATATTTTTAAGAGTAAATACGAAATTCCAAATCGTCAACAGGTTGGCACTATGAACAAATACGAAGCCGAATTCAGCAATTTGGTGCGGGCGTATCGCAAGCGGCATTTGGGGAGGGGCCCGACCAAAATCACCACCACGTTTTGCAAGAACTGGGCGATCTGCGAGATGGAGGGCAACCTGACGCCAGTCGAGAAGTTCATTGCCAGTGCCGATGGAGGCAAACAGATTCTGCGCTCGGCCCGAACGGAGTTGGTGAAGCAAATCTATCGCAAGCACCCTCCGGTCGAAATGGAAAAACTGCTCGGGGCCAAGTTCGTGGATTTGTTTGTCGATATCGATTTGGAACGGGATTTTGGGATGTCGATCTTCGTGTTCGACCAGAATATTGAGCAAAAATTTTGCATGGATGAATAGGCAGTTGGCACTTGGTAGCGAACCTGCTAAAGACTAACCGCCGTGAAATCCCTCTTTTTTTCTCCTTTCGCGTGGAAAAAGAGGATTTTGCGGTGGTTTTTTGTTTCTGGTTCATATCATCTGGCACAGGAGTGATGTTGCATGGGAAAGACAAAACATACCGGCCCGATTCGGCTGCCGAAGCTACCTGACCCGAAACTGTGGGTCAGCCCCGTACCGTTTGGACTCGGCAAAATCAAACCGCATCACATTCGGGACACCTTGAAGGTTGCCTGGGAGAACCGGGACAATCTCGCTTATGCGGCGCGAATTTTGACGCAGGGGGTGTGCGACGGGTGCGCGCTGGGAGTAGCTGGCCTGCATGACCAAACCTTGAGCGGTCCGCATCTTTGCACGACCCGTTTGAATGTACTGCGTTTGAACACAATGCCGGCGATGAAACCGGAGGTGATTCACGCCGATATCGACGAACTGAGAAGAATGGACTCTACTGCCCTCCGCAAATTGGGCCGTATCCCGTATCCGCTCATCCGCTGCAACGGGGAGCGCAAGTTCCGGCGCATTTCCTGGGATGAGGCGCTGGATCTGATCGCCGATAAAATCAAGCGGATCGATCCGAAACAACTCGCCTTTTATCTGACCTCGCGCGGAACGCCGAATGAATCGTATTATGTGGCGGCGAAAGTGGCCCGGTTTCTGGGAACTAACAATATCGACAATGCCTCCCGGATTTGCCACTCGCCGTCGAAGACGGCGCTGAAGCGGTCGCTTGGGATCGGCGCGTCAAGCTGCAATTACAAAGACTGGATCGGCACCGATGTGCTCGTGTTCTGGGGAAGCGTCGCCGCCAACAACCAGCCGGTCTCGACCAAATATATGTATGCGGCGAAACGCAAGGGAACCAAAATCATCGTGATCAACCCGTACCATGAACCGGCGATGGAAAAGTATTGGATTCCTTCCATTCCGGAATCGGCTTTGTTTGGCACGAAAATCGCCGACGATTTTTACCAGGTGAACATCGGCGGCGACATCGCGTTCATGAACGGTGTGATGAAGCACTGGTTCGAGATGGAGGAACGACAGCCGGGGTCGGCCATTGACCACGAGTTCGTACGGGAACATGTGAACGGTTTCGAAGAACTGCGAGATCACGTGACGAGATACGATTGGGAGACGCTGGAGAAATCATCCGGCTTGTCGCGGGAGCGGATGTACGAATTCGCAAAACTGCTGGCGGAAGCGAAATCGGCGGTTTTCGTCTGGTCGATGGGGCTGACGCAGCACCGGTTTGGTACGGACAATATTTCGCAGGTGGCCAACCTGGCGCTGTTGCGCGGGTTTTTGGGCCGCGAACACTGCGGTCTGATGCCGATCCGGGGCCATTCCGGGGTGCAGGGATCGGGCGAGATGGGAGCCGACCCGTTCAGCCTGCCCGGCGGCGACTTCAAAAGCACGGACATCGAACGGATCGAGCAGGTGTGGGGATTCGAGTTGCCGAAGTGGCAAGGCGACATTGTCGGCGTGACGCTGGAAAATGCGCTGCTGCCGGAGGATCACGAGCGGAAGCTGAAGCTGTTCTACACATCGGGAGGGAACTTCCTGGAGACGATGCCAGACCCCGAATTTGTCCGCGAGTGCTTGGAAAATGTGGACATTCGCGTGCATCAGGACATTATTTTCAACACATCGACGCTGGTGGACGCGAAAGAAGCGGTGATCGTGCTGCCGGCGATGACCCGGTACGAGATGCCGGGCGGCGTAACGTCCACCTCGACCGAGCGAATGGTCTACTTTTCCCCGGAAATCAAGGGACCGAGGATTGCGGAAGCTCGTCCTGAATGGGAGATCTATATCGACCTCGCCGCCCGTGTGAAACCGGAGCAAAAGCACCTGATCTGGTTCCACAACACACAGGAAATCCGCGATGAGATCGCGAAAGCGGCTCCAAATTACGACGGCATCCAGCATCTGAAAAAACAGGGGGATGTGTTCCAGTGGGGCGGCGCCTGGCTGTGTGAAGGCGGGGTCTGCCCGACGCCGGACGGGCGGGGGAATCTGATTCCGATCGAGTTACCGGAACTGCGGAAACCGGAAGGACAATTTTATGTGACCACCCGCCGCGGCAAACAATTCAACTCGATGATCTACAGCGAAACCGATCCGTTCAACAACGCGGACCGCTATGACGTGTTGATTAACCCGGCGGACGCGGAAACGCTTGGCATCCGGGAAGGCGAAGCGATCGTGGTCTACAACGAGCATGGAACGTTTCACGGCCGCGCCAAGTTTGAGAACGTGAGACCGGGCAACATCGAGGTCCACTGGCCGGAAGGGAACGTGCTGATTCCGAAAGGCGTCTACGAACAATACGCGGGCATCCCGGAATACAACACCGCAGTCATTGTGGAAAAAGCGGAGACCTATCACGCTTACAAAGACACCCGGTATGTGGAAAAGAGAATCGAAGAACTGGAGATGAGCGCGGGCTAAGAGTTTGTGCTGCCCAACGTGCATATTGCACGTTGGGTTTTGTTGTGTAAACAAAGCCGGCAACTGGAAGGCTCTATGTCTATGCGGATGACAAGTTCCTTACAAGCTTAGCGGTGGCAGTTCAAGAAAAAAGGGAACCGAACAAGTGAAATGGAATATAGGTAAAAGGAGCGCTTCGTTCGTGAAAGATGAAAACATGTGTAATGGCGAGAAAAACGAAGAAAACATTAATTCTTTGAGGGAGGTGCAGGTCATTGGCAGCAGGGGGATGCTGCGCAAAGTACGGAATCATCATCCTGGCAGGCGGAAAATCCAGCCGCATGGGAATCGACAAAGCATTGTTGACGATCCGCGGCAAACCGGTGATTGCGCGGATTCGGGACGAACTGAAACAAGCGGTTGTCGGCGGGCCAGCGGCGGTGTCCGGTAGTCAGGGAGTGGCCAGCGGTCACGAAGCAGAGGGAAGGCACAAAAAGGAGGAAAGTCGGGTCCCCTTTGTGATCGTTGCCAATGATCCTGCTGCGTACCGGTTCCTGGGGGAAAAAACGGTAACGGACCGTTATCCGGGCCGCGGGCCGCTGGCCGGCATCGAAGCCGGATTGAGAGCCTCTGCCTATGAGTGGAACCTGGTGGTTGCTTGTGACATGCCGTTGGTGACGGGGCAGGCGGGCCGTTTCTTGTTGGAACAGGCGGTCGCCGCGGAGCGGCCCGTTCAGGTGGATGCGGTTGTTCCGGTGATCGACGGGCGATTACAGCCGCTGTTCGCCGTTTATCACAAACGCTGCGCCGACCGGATCGAACGGTTGCTGCAGGCGGAACAACTGAAAATGACCGATTTGCTGGAACAGTTGCGTGTCAAACGGGTAACGGAAGCCGATTTTCCGGCTGAGATCGACACGGGCCGCGTGTTCATTAACATGAATCGGCCGGATGAATACGAACAGGTTCAACAAATGGTAGACGCAGGTTGTGGCGGGCCAGTTCGAACGGATCGACGCCGCAGATCGCGGCCGCCGGGATGAGTGCCCAGGGAATCAAGGTGCCGCCGCCAATCCAGACCGCCGCGATCTGGCCGAGCGCGGTGAGCGTGGCGATGCCGTTGTAAAAGAAGGCGGCGATCGGGATGACCGGACCGAACACTTTGAACCCGAATTCGAATCCTTTTTCCCGAGCGAACCGGTCGCCCGCAGCGAAATCGCAAAAATGCCAATGATGCAAACCAGACTCGTGTGACGCCGCAACACCATCACACCGATGATCAACAAAATAAATAGGAGATAGACCCAGTGCAGCGAGAGCAGCTGAACACCGATTTTCATTCCCTGCCTTTATAGAATTACGGGCAGGCCGCCCGGCTTCACACAATGATGCCGGCGAACGACCTATGACGGTTGGTAGGAAAAGCGGTTTCTGGCAAAAAAAGGTCTCCGCATCTGCAGAGACCCTGTAAGACAACGAGATGGGACTGCCGCTATAGACGGTTGTCCGGCTCTGCATCGGCAGAGACCCTGTCACAACCCTGCTGCCCCGGTTTCTATTGTTTCGGCAATTTCGCGAACGCCCGGCGTGCTGCTGCGATCGTGTAGTCGATATCGTCCCGCGTATGGGCGGTGGAGATGAACCACGCTTCGTATTTGGAAGGTGCGAGGCAGATCCCCTCGTCCAGCATCAGCTTGAAAAATCGGCCGAATTGCTCGCCGTCGGTCGCCTGCGCATCCGCGTAGTTGCGTACCGATTCGGTACGCCCGAAGTAGACCGTCAACGCCCCCTTCATCCGGTTGATCGTGATCGGGTGACCGGATTCCCTCGCCGCGTTCCACAATCCTTCTTCCAGAATCCGCCCCAGTTCGTCCAGGCGCTCATACGTTCCCGGCTCCTGCAGCGTTTCCAGGCAGGCGATCCCGGCCGAGATGGAAGCCGGATTGCCGGCCATCGTGCCGGCCTGGTAGGCGGGCCCGAGGGGGGCGACTTTTTCCATGATGTCCTGCCGACCGCCGTAGGCGCCGATCGGCAGGCCGCCGCCGATGATTTTGCCGAGCGCCGTCATGTCCGGGTATACCTTCAGCAGATCCTGCGCCCCGCCGTAGTGGAAGCGGAAGGCGGTGATGACTTCGTCATAGATCACCAGCGCCCCGTGCTTGTGTGCCAGCTCATTCACACCTTCGAGAAAACCGGGTTCCGGCGGCACGATCCCAAAATTGCCGACGATCGGCTCGACCAGCACGGCCGCCACCTGTTCCCCCCAGTGATGCAGCGCCTCTTCCAACCCCGACAGATCGTTGAACGGCACCGTGATCACTTCGTTTGCGATCGATTGCGGGATGCCGGCCGAATCGGGGATGCCCAGCGTCGACGGCCCCGAACCTGCCGCCACCAGCACCAGATCGGAGTGGCCGTGGTAGCAGCCGGCGAATTTGATGATTTTGTCCCGTTTGGTGTAGGCGCGTGCCACACGGATGGTCGTCATCACCGCTTCCGTGCCGGAATTGACGAAGCGGATTTTTTCAAGCGACGGGATCGCCGTCTGCAGCATCTTGGCAAAATCGATCTCCAGCGTCGTCGGGGTCCCGTACAGCACCCCGTTTTCCGCCGCCCGGGCGATCGCCTTTGCCACATGCGGATGGCCGTGGCCGTGAATCAGCGGGCCGTACGCTGCCAGGTAATCGATATACCGGTTGCCGTCCACGTCCCACAGATAAGCACCTTTGCCCCGTTCCATAAACACCGGTGCGCCGCCGCCGACCGCCTTGAACGCGCGGGACGGAGAGTTGACGCCGCCGACGATGTACTCCTGCGCTTCCTCGTAGTAGCGCTCCGAATTTGTGCGATTCATCGCGATCCCTCCCATCTCCGATATGGTACCAATGTTTTCAGCGCCCGTCCACAGAATGGGGTGCGGGCCCGCGTGATTGCAGCGGAGACGGCCGGAAAGGTGGACGGGAAGGCGAAGGTCAATTTTTCGATGCAATTCGACAATAAAAAATCGTATATTTTGACGATTCGGTATTTTCGACTTGCCGGTATAATGATCCAAGAAAGTTGCAATCGTTGCAAGAAAAAGGGGGCATTCTATGCGAGCGGCCGTGCTACGAAACTATGGGGAGAGAATCATTGTCGAGGAAGTGGAATTGCGGGAACCGCAAAAAGGGGAAGTCAAAGTCCGGATGAAAGCGGCCGGCATCTGCCACAGCGACCTCCATGTGATCACGGCCGATTTGCCGCTGCCGGTGCCGATTGTGCTGGGCCATGAGGGAGCCGGTGAAGGGGGAAACGCTGCCATTTTCCCTGACCGGTGCCCCGCCCGAACATTTCGTGTTTACGCTAAAGGAGCCGATCGGCGTGGCGGGACTCATTACACCCTGGAATTTCCCGTTGCTGATGCCCGCCTGGAAAATCGCTCCGGCGCTGGCCGCAGGCTGCAGCATGGTGTTGAAACCGGCGCCGCAGACGCCTCTCACCGCTTTAAAACTGGCGGAAATCTGCGAAGAAGCAGGCGTTCCTGCGGGTGTGGTCAACGTCGTTCCTGGCGGTGATGAAGCAGGTAAAGCTTTGGTAGCTCATCGGGAAGTGCCGAAAATTGCGTTTACGGGAGAGACAGCGACAGGCCGCCATATTTTGGCGTCCGCCGCCCCACATATCAAGCGCGTGACTTTGGAGTTGGGCGGCAAGTCCCCCAATATCGTGTTCAATGACGCAAATTTGGAGGAGGCGGCCCAGAGCGCCCTGTTCGGCATCTTCTTCAACTCCGGCCAGGTATGCCAGGCTGGCAGCCGGATTTTTGTACAACGGGAATCTTACGAGCCCTTTCTGGAAGCGCTTTCTTCGATGGCCCGCAAGTTGAAGGTCGGGCAGGGAACCGACCCAACCACCGATTTGGGGCCGGTCATCAGCGAGGAACAGTTGAACAAGATCGAAAGCTACATCGAACGGGGAAAACGGGATGGTGCCGAATTGCTGGTGGGAGGCAACCGTCCGACCCATTTGCCAAAAGGCTATTTTATCGAACCGACGATCTTTGCCGGTGTCCGGCCGGACATGGCGATCGCTCGCGAGGAAATTTTCGGTCCCGTGGCAGCTGTGCTTCCTTTCAGCGATGAGGAAGACGTCATCCGGCAGGCGAA includes the following:
- a CDS encoding deoxyribonuclease IV — its product is MLKIGANVSIAKTGMLAAVEETISYHANTFMIYTRSNRGGKARPIEEFNRDEAAELMKQHGIVDPVVHAPYLINLASPVENTWEYGVELLREDIRRTSYLGIKYLVFHPGAHVGQGASYAVKRIAEGLNAILTGDEDLFVCLETMAGDGSKVGNSFEEIAEIISLVKHKDRLGVCGDTCHMYSYGYDIVNDFDGVMQKFDDIIGLDRLKVFHINDSKTPFGSRKDRHENIGLGSIGIEAMKRIVYHDLLKDMPLILETPEGRYKEEIALLRGEIERPGYLDSRR
- a CDS encoding DUF2397 family protein — its product is MYRAVRERMDPQDAAAYTEELLHQDLQQLYGWGKPGSETIKVSKIEDFKKKRYWYQASLHHSPETAGGRTGEPWRIVRRIAGSHPVRDLTTS
- a CDS encoding DUF2397 domain-containing protein, with product MFTRRSPNPYKLLLEAKYLAQDNSYQYRAILRYFYEQQQRY
- a CDS encoding twin-arginine translocase TatA/TatE family subunit produces the protein MFQQIGFPGLVLILIIALIVFGPSKLPELGRAFGRTLREFKDATKGLADDDASTISKTEVKPEVNQLKPEPAEPKK
- the fdhD gene encoding formate dehydrogenase accessory sulfurtransferase FdhD: MDATTKKTILKYDGGGLVEQMDEIVTEYPLTIVLNGSEFATLVCTPSDLRDMAIGFLASEGIIRFPDEIESVTIDEKRGFAYVEIGNKQPVAAEFFSKRFIGSCCGKSRQSFYFHNDVKTAKTVTSKAQVTIEQCLYLMELLQQSSSHFQNTGGVHNAALCDRDSLLIVRTDIGRHNTLDKIYGHWLQNRFSLHDKLIVFSGRVSSEVLLKVAKIGIGILISKSAPTDLALQMADELGITVVGFVRGQKLNVYTHAQRIIH
- a CDS encoding L-lactate MFS transporter translates to MQQVKNRWLIAAAAVGIHISIGSVYAWSVFTKPLMKQFGWNLQQVSLTFSIAILFLGLSAAFLGHFVEKHGPRRSGTLSAIFFGLGIIGSGLAVKLGSLPLLYLFYGVLGGIGLGVGYITPVSSLVKWFPDRRGLATGLAIMGFGFASLISSPIMARLIQSVGIAETFFVLGSVYFVIIFSAAQYLSPPPEGWMPRGFQAQVESGAKKVNQDLSQLTANEAVKTRRFWYLWIMLFINVTCGIAILSVASPMAQEIAGMTPIAAATMVGLLGLFNGAGRIGWASVSDYIGRPNVYTAFFVLQIIAFFLLPSSTNALLFQVLLFLIMTCYGGGFASIPAYIGDLFGTKQLGAIHGYVLTAWSAAGLAGPIFTSWLRETTNSYTGTLYVFAVMFCAALTVSLLIRLDIKRLRAGNHPRKFDLAG
- a CDS encoding DUF2294 domain-containing protein; the encoded protein is MKNKEALFNEIVRRVRKDHFGKGPEKIKTTFVDNMAISILHGNLTPTEKFIAQTPQGADMIHTARTKMIQRVYADKVPEGMEEVVGAKLLYLFSDFKVEEDMAVSVFIFDRKIDVDE
- the trxA gene encoding thioredoxin; this encodes MAANAVVKITDQTFEQTIRSDKPVLVDFWAEWCGPCRMLAPILDEVAAEYGEKLTVAKLNVDENPATSQKFGIMSIPTMLVFKNGQVVKTLVGYMSKKDLLDKLADVM
- a CDS encoding NifU family protein encodes the protein MRERVQNALDKIRPGLMADGGDAELVDVDPEKGIATIRMVGACGGCPMSTMTLKMGIERTIRAAVPEIKEVIAV
- a CDS encoding TIGR02679 domain-containing protein, encoding MGRTKRHCGKRKRCGKRFIIFGHKKNGYDRLFSELYRKYRSIGRFGGKIKLKNLSFPEAEALTGLLNRFFEAGSDVTISAKDVEQAIGQTRFGSVGLKAILEEYMGQPLQTKKAERADREARWQTFGRELCLAYKLTSDSTGAQRSIRNRFTSSFIWTSGSES